One genomic segment of Ictalurus punctatus breed USDA103 chromosome 12, Coco_2.0, whole genome shotgun sequence includes these proteins:
- the LOC128634212 gene encoding kelch-like protein 10, with translation MKVVHSVALTCIKTGQKISKQEEEKGMQRKVDGMSCNIINELRLEKKLCDVVIMVDGAEFHVHKNILCSCSPYFMVLFTKGWYPPDKLRYSIPNVSTEIMELVVEYAYIRRVNITEKNVCKLLIAADYLLVSSLVNECCAFLKAQLCPENCINLWRFAHSYFCEKLKQQAFRFILHNFEEMVRLSVDFLDLTVVQLSEIIEKDELNVKQESVVFEAVLQWIKHAPWKRKAHIGVLLPKVRLGLLTHDYLMNNVSNNVLVMDDMTCKPIVTSILMGIDDLNPSLSLSSDLTRLRLPSAVLLAIGGWYQRNRTNAIKAYDTRAARWVCVTCSDESPPSAHHGTVYLNGFVYCIGGIDSERRFDPITRIWAQVHSMHYCRCDVSVCVLDSRIYAMGGFNGFEHLNTVERYEPENDRWCMIAPMHGRRSSSSATVLNGKVYICGGYDIFGCLFTGEYYSPQTRVWTLITPMMIRRCGLGVVAYGGWVYAVGGNDGVNHLSDVEVYNPQTNVWTPGPAMNNQRSHFSIEVLDDLLFVVGGENSTTIIDEVECYDEQTSEWHAIENMGISCHALSCCVLSGLPNMAEYAAPRDDPYRVPQSSRSTRGYLTPPANV, from the coding sequence ATGAAAGTTGTACATTCAGTAGCTCTGACTTGCATAAAAACTGGACAGAAAATAAGTaaacaggaagaagagaagggaaTGCAGAGGAAGGTGGACGGGATGTCTTGCAACATCATCAATGAGCTGCGGTTAGAGAAGAAGCTCTGTGATGTAGTCATCATGGTGGATGGCGCCGAGTTCCACGTGCACAAGAACATCCTGTGCAGCTGCAGCCCATACTTCATGGTTCTCTTTACCAAGGGCTGGTACCCTCCTGATAAGCTCAGGTACAGCATCCCTAACGTTTCCACCGAGATAATGGAGCTGGTCGTGGAGTACGCGTATATAAGACGTGTTAACATCACAGAGAAAAACGTGTGTAAGCTGCTGATCGCTGCTGATTATCTGTTGGTGAGCAGCCTGGTGAACGAGTGCTGCGCGTTCCTGAAGGCTCAGCTGTGTCCTGAGAACTGCATTAACCTCTGGCGTTTTGCTCACTCCTACTTCTGCGAGAAGTTGAAGCAGCAGGCCTTCCGGTTTATCTTGCACAACTTTGAGGAGATGGTGCGCCTCTCTGTGGACTTCCTGGACCTGACGGTCGTGCAGTTGAGCGAGATCATCGAGAAGGATGAACTGAACGTGAAACAGGAGAGCGTGGTGTTTGAAGCCGTCTTACAGTGGATCAAACATGCGCCATGGAAACGGAAAGCACACATAGGAGTGTTACTGCCCAAGGTGCGTCTGGGGCTACTGACGCACGATTACCTAATGAACAATGTGAGCAACAACGTTTTAGTGATGGACGACATGACATGTAAGCCGATCGTCACCAGCATTCTGATGGGCAttgatgacctcaacccaagCCTTTCTCTCAGCTCTGATCTCACGAGACTCCGCCTGCCCAGCGCTGTTCTGCTGGCCATCGGTGGCTGGTACCAAAGGAATCGCACCAATGCCATAAAAGCGTATGATACGCGAGCGGCACGCTGGGTATGCGTCACGTGCTCCGATGAGAGTCCACCGTCTGCCCATCACGGGACGGTGTATCTAAACGGCTTCGTGTACTGCATCGGAGGAATCGACAGTGAGAGAAGGTTTGACCCCATCACCAGAATCTGGGCTCAGGTGCACTCCATGCACTATTGCCGGTGTgacgtgagcgtgtgtgtgctggacaGTCGTATCTATGCAATGGGAGGATTTAATGGCTTCGAACATCTGAATACGGTAGAGCGATATGAACCTGAGAATGATCGGTGGTGCATGATTGCGCCAATGCACGGACGAAGGAGCAGCTCTAGCGCTACAGTACTGAATGGCAAAGTGTACATATGTGGAGGGTATGACATTTTCGGGTGTTTGTTCACGGGGGAGTATTACAGTCCTCAGACGAGAGTGTGGACCCTCATCACCCCCATGATGATCAGAAGGTGTGGACTGGGCGTGGTGGCGTATGGAGGATGGGTTTACGCTGTCGGGGGAAATGATGGTGTTAATCACCTAAGCGATGTAGAGGTGTATAATCCTCAGACCAACGTGTGGACACCAGGTCCAGCCATGAACAACCAACGCAGCCACTTCAGCATTGAGGTGCTGGACGATCTCCTGTTCGTTGTTGGAGGAGAGAACAGCACTACCATCATAGATGAAGTGGAGTGTTATGATGAGCAGACTTCTGAATGGCATGCAATTGAAAACATGGGGATTTCTTGCCATGCTCTGAGCTGCTGTGTGCTGTCTGGTTTACCCAACATGGCAGAGTACGCTGCTCCCCGAGACGATCCCTACAGAGTCCCTCAGAGCTCACGGAGCACCAGAGGCTACCTCACACCTCCTGCCAACGTCTGA